The proteins below are encoded in one region of Elusimicrobiota bacterium:
- a CDS encoding D-sedoheptulose 7-phosphate isomerase, which produces MKSKILQIIDDSIAVKQNSKALVPVIYKIAKEIINCYRRKNKVVIFGNGGSAADAQHIATELVCRFEKERKSLNALALTTNTSILTAVANDYSFDKIFSRQIESTVQKSDVVIAISTSGNSKNVVEAAKQAKKHGAVVVGFTGADGGKLKRVCDIILKVPSKNTARIQEVHITVGHILCKLVEDEPF; this is translated from the coding sequence ATGAAAAGTAAAATCCTGCAAATTATTGACGATAGTATCGCTGTAAAACAAAATTCAAAAGCACTTGTGCCTGTAATTTACAAAATTGCTAAAGAGATAATCAACTGTTATCGCCGAAAAAATAAAGTTGTCATTTTTGGTAATGGTGGTTCTGCAGCGGATGCGCAACACATTGCGACAGAACTTGTCTGCCGGTTTGAAAAAGAGAGAAAATCACTTAATGCTCTCGCACTTACAACAAACACATCTATTCTTACCGCAGTTGCTAACGATTACAGTTTTGACAAAATTTTTTCCAGACAGATTGAATCAACTGTTCAAAAAAGTGATGTTGTGATTGCCATTTCTACAAGCGGCAATTCAAAAAATGTCGTTGAGGCAGCAAAACAGGCAAAAAAACATGGTGCGGTTGTGGTAGGTTTTACAGGTGCTGATGGTGGTAAATTAAAGAGGGTTTGCGATATAATTCTGAAAGTCCCATCTAAAAACACCGCGCGAATCCAGGAAGTCCATATCACAGTTGGCCATATTTTATGCAAACTTGTTGAAGATGAACCATTCTAA